One window from the genome of Kluyveromyces marxianus DMKU3-1042 DNA, complete genome, chromosome 3 encodes:
- the NSR1 gene encoding Nsr1p, giving the protein MGSKSADKKVSKKDLKLKKKQDAKKVKAVEPESSSDSESSSDSSSDSSSDSESESSDSSSDSSSDSSSDEEEEKEEEKPKKKEESESSDSDSDSSSSSSSDSESESEEEKEEPKKKESSSSSSSDSDSDSSSSDSESEEEKEEPKKKESSSSSDSDSDSDSDSDSDSSSSDSEEEKKEEPKKRKADEEEQEEQEESKKQKTETTGEPATIFVGRLSWSIDDEWLKTEFEPIGGVISARVMYERGTDRSRGYGYVDFEDKSYAEKAIKEMHGKEIDGRAINCDMSTSKPAGPPKDDRAKKFGDVPSEPSDTLFLGNLSFEADRDNLYEIFGKYGEIVSVRIPTHPETEQPKGFGYVQYGSIEDAKKAFEALQGEYINNRPVRLDYSIPKQNFGGDRGGRGGRGGFNRGGDRGGRGGRGGFNRGGDRGGRGGRDFGSGSNTSPLGAARQNAAFQGKKKTFD; this is encoded by the coding sequence ATGGGTAGTAAATCAGCAGACAAGAAGGTATCCAAGAAGGACCTAAAGCttaagaagaagcaagaTGCTAAGAAGGTGAAGGCTGTTGAGCCTGAATCCAGCTCTGACAGTGAGTCTAGCTCCGACTCCAGCTCTGACTCCAGCTCCGATTCTGAGTCTGAATCTTCCGACTCTTCCTCCGACTCCTCCTCCGACTCCTCttccgatgaagaagaagaaaaggaagaggaaaagccaaagaagaaggaggaaTCTGAATCTTCTGATTCCGACTCCgactcttcctcttcctcctcttctgattctgaatctgaatctgaagaagaaaaggaagaaccaaagaagaaggaatcttcctcttcttcctcctctgACTCTGACTCTGACTCCTCTTCCTCTGAttctgaatctgaagaagaaaaggaagaaccaaagaagaaggaatcctcttcctcttctgaTTCCGACTCCGACTCTGACTCTGACTCCGATTCCGactcctcttcttctgattctgaagaagaaaagaaggaagagccAAAGAAGCGTAAGgctgacgaagaagaacaagaagaacaagaagagtccaagaagcaaaagacCGAGACCACTGGCGAGCCAGCCACCATCTTTGTTGGTAGACTTTCTTGGTCCATTGACGACGAATGGTTGAAGACCGAGTTCGAACCAATTGGCGGTGTCATCAGCGCCAGAGTCATGTACGAAAGAGGTACCGACAGATCACGTGGTTACGGTTACGTGGACTTCGAGGACAAGTCATATGCCGAAAAGGCCATCAAGGAGATGCACGGTAAGGAAATCGACGGCAGAGCCATCAACTGTGACATGTCTACTTCCAAGCCAGCTGGTCCACCAAAGGACGACAGAGCCAAGAAGTTTGGTGACGTCCCATCCGAGCCATCTGACACTTTGTTCTTGGGTAACTTGTCCTTCGAGGCCGACAGAGACAACTTGTACGAGATCTTCGGTAAGTACGGTGAGATTGTTTCCGTGCGTATCCCAACGCATCCAGAAACCGAGCAACCAAAGGGTTTCGGTTACGTGCAGTACGGCAGCATCGAAGACGCCAAGAAGGCCTTCGAAGCTTTGCAAGGTGAatacatcaacaacagacCTGTGAGACTAGACTACTCCATTCCAAAGCAGAACTTTGGTGGTGACAGAGGTGGAAGAGGTGGCAGAGGTGGCTTCAACAGAGGTGGTGACAGAGGCGGCAGAGGCGGCAGAGGCGGCTTCAACAGAGGTGGTGACAGAGGTGGCAGAGGTGGCAGAGACTTTGGCTCTGGCTCTAACACTTCCCCATTGGGCGCTGCAAGACAAAACGCTGCCTTCCAaggtaagaagaagaccttTGATTAG
- the RIM8 gene encoding arrestin family protein: MALLNKLLRSKEARSTTDVGAESVGASSHGVGLSASSGSSIFKHSGVKSIILEFQVDLDDVHRVRKPNETVEGTVTLRLKRDVSNVWIRLSHVGECQLRSGTPKAMTSGSLRSKCSERLFCRSNDIYGSEQQPLDLTSGQHKFPFSCSIPTKNILSSIDFKKGSVKYWVQAELHTRSAPVVIRKQWYQLVVPFDVSQLPKPEIKTVILQSPNSNYSHMNHSRKHLAAGSADHQDATSSLTRRTADSSTITNASTGSCTSSNSGNSCPAENNSNNNNNSTNNNNNNSSASTSNNNNNNNNNNTNNNNKTVKISVEIPSLGYTVGEDIQVKVKVSHYKHYSHPAGLIATLVRICRVANSANLEQTETFRKDICQSVAPLYTDPDTHDASVMLKLKVPLDTFPTSDVKNKFFTFQYYVEVLANLSKKNQVYTESNRLVGGQRTSDIPTQSEKLSFIPKLIASDHNSAGEDESVTFFQDLINVDRLKRLRNVTGMSIEIVLGTHREIPQQQQQQQESPVAEGVPVAQDNGHVTTNDNAANTSLEEPSSPIDQVYGYLLQQNMSTLPEVTLSESDIAMSYPTDPVPSYSSNFNNFALPTIADDKQELEQMRLKELESEPPI, from the coding sequence ATGGCtttgttgaacaaattGCTACGGTCTAAAGAGGCCAGGAGCACCACTGATGTGGGAGCAGAGTCTGTGGGAGCGAGCAGTCACGGCGTCGGGTTAAGTGCCAGCTCGGGGTCCTCGATTTTCAAGCATTCCGGTGTGAAATCCATCATACTCGAGTTCCAAGTCGACTTGGACGATGTGCATCGGGTCAGAAAACCAAACGAAACAGTAGAGGGAACGGTCACACTCCGATTGAAAAGAGACGTTTCGAATGTCTGGATACGGCTCTCGCATGTGGGCGAGTGCCAGTTGCGATCCGGAACTCCAAAGGCAATGACCAGCGGGTCATTGAGATCAAAGTGTTCCGAGAGACTATTTTGCAGGTCTAATGATATCTACGGCAGCGAGCAGCAGCCGTTGGATCTCACCAGCGGACAACACAAGTTTCCCTTCTCATGCAGCATTCCAACGAAAAATATCCTGAGCTCGATAGATTTTAAAAAGGGTTCCGTTAAATACTGGGTGCAGGCCGAACTTCACACCAGGAGCGCCCCTGTTGTTATACGCAAGCAGTGGTACCAGTTGGTGGTGCCGTTCGACGTCAGCCAGTTGCCGAAACCAGAGATCAAGACTGTCATATTGCAGTCCCCCAACAGCAACTACTCGCATATGAACCATTCGCGGAAACATCTTGCAGCTGGATCTGCAGACCACCAGGATGCCACCTCTTCATTGACAAGAAGGACCGCAGATAGCTCCACCATCACAAACGCTTCCACGGGCTCTTGCACCTCGAGTAACTCAGGAAACTCTTGTCCCGCAGAAAATAAtagcaataataataataatagtaccaacaataacaataacaatagcAGCGCGAGCACCagtaacaacaacaataataataataataataacaccaacaacaacaacaaaacagTCAAGATTTCCGTAGAAATCCCGTCTCTCGGATACACTGTAGGGGAAGATATCCAAGTCAAAGTCAAAGTCTCGCATTATAAACATTATTCGCATCCAGCAGGCTTGATCGCTACTTTGGTAAGGATTTGCAGAGTTGCTAATTCTGCAAACCTAGAGCAAACAGAGACTTTTAGAAAAGACATATGCCAAAGCGTGGCACCACTATATACAGACCCAGATACCCATGATGCATCGGTAATGCTAAAGCTAAAGGTCCCCTTAGACACTTTCCCAACCTCGGACGTCAAAAACAAGTTTTTCACTTTCCAATATTACGTTGAAGTCTTGGCAAACTTgtccaagaagaatcagGTTTATACAGAATCAAACAGATTGGTGGGTGGTCAACGCACAAGCGATATCCCAACACAGTCGGAAAAACTCTCGTTCATTCCAAAACTGATTGCTTCAGATCACAACTCCGCTGGAGAAGATGAGTCCGTCactttctttcaagatttgATTAACGTTGATCGTTTGAAACGTCTCAGAAATGTCACTGGTATGTCTATCGAAATCGTGCTTGGGACGCATAGAGAAATCCcacagcaacagcagcagcagcaggagTCACCTGTAGCAGAAGGTGTTCCGGTCGCCCAGGATAATGGACATGTAACCACGAACGACAATGCGGCAAATACTTCATTGGAAGAACCAAGTTCACCCATTGACCAGGTTTATGGATACCTCCTACAACAGAACATGTCTACGTTGCCAGAAGTTACACTTTCGGAAAGTGATATCGCTATGAGCTACCCGACGGATCCAGTACCCTCTTACAGCAGCAACTTTAACAACTTTGCTCTGCCTACTATTGCCGATGACAAACAAGAATTAGAACAGATGAGATTAAAGGAGCTAGAAAGTGAACCTCCTATCTGA
- the CCT2 gene encoding chaperonin-containing T-complex subunit CCT2 has translation MSIPIFGDQVTEERAENARMSAFVGAIAVGDLVKTTLGPKGMDKLLQSASNSSSLVTNDGATILKSIPLDNPAAKVLVNISKVQDDEVGDGTTSVTVLSAELLREAEKLVEQGRIHPQTIIEGYRIASAAALSALEKAAVDNSKNKEEFYNDLISIANTTLSSKILSQDKAHFSKLATDAILRLKGSTNLEHIQIIKIIGGKLSDSFLDEGFILPKRFGTNQPKRVENAKILIANTSLDTDKVKIFGTKFKVDSTSKLAELEKAEREKMKRKIEKIAQFNINTFINRQLIYDYPEQMFTDMGINSIEHADFEGVERLALVTGGEVVSTFDNPEKCKLGECKLIEEVIIGEEIFTKFTGCKSGEACTIVLRGATEQVLDEAERSLHDALSVLSQTTKETRTVLGGGCAEMIMSKAVDTAAQNVEGKKALAVESFAKALRQLPTILADNAGFDSSELITKLRSSIYNGMSTSGLNLDNGTIADMRELGIVESYKLKRAVVTSASEAAEVLLRVDNIIRAKPRTADRQQQHM, from the coding sequence ATGAGTATTCCTATCTTTGGAGATCAAGTTACCGAAGAGAGAGCAGAAAATGCTCGTATGAGTGCCTTTGTTGGTGCCATCGCCGTTGGTGATCTAGTGAAAACTACACTAGGTCCAAAAGGTATGGATAAGTTACTTCAAAGTGCATCCAATAGCTCGAGTTTGGTTACAAACGATGGTGCTACCATTCTAAAATCTATTCCTTTGGACAACCCTGCTGCCAAGGTGCTTGTTAACATCAGTAAAGTGcaagatgatgaagttggTGACGGTACAACAAGTGTTACTGTTCTAAGTGCAGAATTATTGAGGGAAGCTGAaaaacttgttgaacaagGCAGAATTCACCCACAAACTATCATCGAGGGTTACAGAAttgcttctgctgctgcccTCTCTGCATTGGAAAAGGCTGCTGTGGACAACTCcaagaataaagaagaattttaCAATGATTTGATCAGCATCGCCAACACAACGCTATCTTCTAAAATTCTATCTCAAGATAAGGCTCACTTCTCTAAGTTGGCTACCGATGCTATCTTAAGATTAAAGGGCTCTACGAACTTGGAACACATTCAAATTATTAAGATCATTGGTGGTAAATTATCGGATTCTTTCCTAGATGAAGGTTTCATTTTGCCAAAGAGATTTGGTACCAACCAACCAAAACGTGTTGAAAATGCGAAGATTTTGATTGCCAACACTTCTCTAGATACAGACAAGGTTAAAATCTTTGGTACCAAATTTAAGGTCGACTCTACTTCCAAGTTAGCTGAACTAGAAAAAGCTGAGCgtgaaaaaatgaagagaaagataGAAAAGATTGCACAATTCAACATTAATACCTTTATCAACAGACAATTAATCTATGACTACCCTGAACAGATGTTTACCGACATGGGTATCAACTCCATCGAACATGCTGACTTTGAAGGTGTTGAAAGATTAGCACTTGTCACTGGCGGTGAGGTTGTTTCTACATTTGACAACCCAGAAAAATGTAAGCTAGGTGAATGTAAGTTGATCGAAGAAGTTATAATTGGTGAGGAAATCTTTACTAAATTTACCGGGTGCAAGTCTGGTGAAGCTTGTACCATTGTTCTAAGGGGTGCCACTGAGCAAGTCTTGGATGAAGCAGAAAGATCTCTACATGATGCCCTATCTGTTCTTTCCCAAACAACAAAGGAGACTAGAACCGTTCTTGGTGGTGGTTGTGCAGAAATGATAATGTCTAAAGCAGTTGATACTGCAGCTCAAAATGTTGAGGGCAAGAAGGCCCTTGCTGTTGAATCCTTTGCTAAGGCTTTGAGACAGTTACCAACTATCCTTGCAGACAATGCTGGTTTCGACAGCAGTGAACTAATCACCAAACTCAGATCCTCCATCTACAACGGTATGAGCACTTCAGGCTTAAACCTAGATAACGGTACAATTGCTGATATGAGAGAATTAGGCATTGTTGAAAGTTATAAGTTGAAAAGAGCCGTAGTAACCTCTGCCAGTGAAGCAGCAGAAGTTTTGTTAAGAGTTGACAACATCATCAGAGCTAAGCCAAGAACTGCTGATagacaacaacaacatatGTAA